From Citricoccus sp. SGAir0253, a single genomic window includes:
- a CDS encoding tryptophan-rich sensory protein translates to MSAAPAAPAARRPGGPGFLSRRPGQVTTAVVIALAIVSTFVGSGALGGTPIQSAAGGWLSEDGTWIAPAGPAFAIWSVIYAGFVGYGTWQFLPAAASARHDAARPWVLAGIVLNAAWIWAVQAGWLGASVLVIVLLLACLCRVLVVLESARYRVRPATTAPARRGPAGRWAERILLDGVQGLYLGWVTVATLANVAAWLGSLGFSGAPIGPVAWATVLVVAATLVATATALYDGGRFAPAVATAWGLAWIAVGRSDGAGLQSASLALTAGGAAVLVLLATLAAWLLSRRSATGEARDLLADALDGGGDPVDGR, encoded by the coding sequence ATGAGCGCCGCGCCGGCCGCCCCCGCCGCCCGCCGTCCCGGGGGCCCGGGCTTCCTGTCCCGCCGCCCCGGGCAGGTGACGACGGCCGTGGTCATCGCCCTGGCCATCGTCAGCACCTTCGTGGGCTCCGGGGCCCTCGGCGGCACCCCCATCCAGTCCGCGGCGGGGGGCTGGCTCAGCGAGGACGGCACCTGGATCGCGCCGGCCGGCCCCGCCTTCGCGATCTGGTCGGTGATCTACGCGGGCTTCGTCGGCTACGGGACCTGGCAGTTCCTGCCCGCCGCGGCCTCGGCCCGGCACGATGCCGCGCGGCCGTGGGTCCTGGCGGGCATCGTGCTCAACGCCGCGTGGATCTGGGCCGTGCAGGCCGGCTGGCTCGGGGCGAGCGTGCTGGTGATCGTCCTGCTGCTGGCGTGCCTGTGCCGGGTGCTGGTCGTGCTCGAGTCCGCCCGGTACCGGGTCCGGCCGGCGACGACGGCCCCCGCCCGCCGCGGGCCCGCCGGGCGCTGGGCGGAGCGGATCCTGCTCGACGGCGTACAGGGGCTGTACCTGGGCTGGGTCACCGTGGCCACGCTGGCCAACGTGGCGGCCTGGCTGGGTTCCCTGGGCTTCTCCGGCGCGCCGATCGGCCCCGTCGCGTGGGCCACCGTGCTGGTGGTGGCCGCCACCCTGGTGGCCACGGCCACGGCGCTCTACGACGGCGGCCGGTTCGCCCCCGCCGTGGCCACGGCGTGGGGACTCGCCTGGATCGCCGTGGGCCGCTCGGACGGTGCGGGGCTGCAGTCGGCCTCGCTGGCCCTCACGGCCGGCGGGGCCGCCGTGCTGGTGCTGCTGGCCACGCTGGCGGCCTGGCTGCTGTCCCGGCGCTCGGCGACCGGCGAGGCCCGGGACCTCCTCGCCGACGCCCTGGACGGCGGCGGGGACCCCGTGGACGGTCGATGA
- the aceB gene encoding malate synthase A, with the protein MYPTDQPITLNGVTITGPHLPRQEEILTPDALDFLVTLHRRFNGRRAELLARRQETRRRISEGWTPDFLPETRTIREDESWRVAPLAPGLKDRRVEITGPVDRKMTINALNSGAKCWLADFEDSSSPSWENMLAGQVNLRDAIRRRIDFTSPEGKEYKLGGVQLVDRPTIIVRPRGWHLDEDHLTVDGEPMAGALVDFGLYFFHNAKELLRRGIGPYFYLPKTENHLEARLWNCVFIVAQDALGIPQGTVRATVLIETITAAFEMEEILYQLRNHAAGLNAGRWDYIFSIIKNFRDRGEDFVLPDRADVTMTAPMMRSYTDQLVRACHKRGASAIGGMAAFIPNRRDPEANERALAKVREDKTREANDGFDGSWVAHPDLVPVAMEVFDAVLGDRRNQIRTNRREDVTPDAAGLLNVSATPGAITEQGVRTNIEVGIRYVESWLRGNGAAAIHNLMEDAATAEISRSQIWQWINAGSTARLAEGGTRTVTREWVQQLMEEEFAAIERTDGDRFDDALEIFAGCALAEEFPDFLTLPAYRRFLSANAPARQELAGATP; encoded by the coding sequence ATGTACCCCACCGACCAGCCCATCACCCTCAACGGCGTGACGATCACCGGCCCCCACCTGCCGCGGCAGGAGGAGATCCTCACCCCGGACGCGCTCGACTTCCTGGTCACGCTGCACCGGCGCTTCAACGGCCGCCGGGCCGAGCTGCTGGCCCGGCGCCAGGAGACCCGCCGGCGCATCTCCGAGGGCTGGACCCCGGACTTCCTGCCGGAGACCCGCACCATCCGCGAGGACGAGTCGTGGCGCGTGGCCCCGCTCGCCCCGGGCCTGAAGGACCGCCGGGTCGAGATCACCGGGCCCGTGGACCGCAAGATGACCATCAACGCCCTGAACTCGGGGGCCAAGTGCTGGCTGGCCGACTTCGAGGACTCCTCCTCGCCCTCGTGGGAGAACATGCTGGCCGGCCAGGTGAACCTCCGGGACGCCATCCGCCGCCGGATCGACTTCACCTCGCCCGAGGGCAAGGAGTACAAGCTCGGCGGCGTGCAGCTGGTGGACCGGCCGACCATCATCGTCCGTCCCCGCGGCTGGCACCTGGACGAGGACCACCTGACGGTGGACGGCGAGCCGATGGCCGGGGCGCTCGTGGACTTCGGCCTGTACTTCTTCCACAACGCCAAGGAGCTGCTGCGCCGCGGCATCGGCCCGTACTTCTACCTGCCGAAGACGGAGAACCACCTCGAGGCCCGGCTGTGGAACTGCGTGTTCATCGTGGCCCAGGACGCCCTCGGCATCCCCCAGGGCACCGTCCGGGCGACCGTGCTGATCGAGACGATCACGGCGGCGTTCGAGATGGAGGAGATCCTCTACCAGCTGCGCAACCACGCCGCCGGGCTGAACGCCGGGCGCTGGGACTACATCTTCTCCATCATCAAGAACTTCCGGGACCGCGGCGAGGACTTCGTGCTGCCGGACCGGGCGGACGTGACCATGACCGCCCCCATGATGCGCTCCTACACCGACCAGCTGGTCCGGGCCTGCCACAAGCGCGGGGCCTCGGCGATCGGCGGCATGGCCGCCTTCATCCCGAACCGGCGCGACCCGGAGGCGAACGAGCGGGCGCTGGCCAAGGTCCGCGAGGACAAGACCCGGGAGGCCAACGACGGCTTCGACGGCTCGTGGGTGGCCCACCCGGACCTGGTGCCGGTGGCCATGGAGGTCTTCGACGCGGTGCTGGGCGACCGGCGCAACCAGATCCGCACCAACCGGCGCGAGGACGTCACCCCGGACGCCGCCGGCCTGCTCAACGTCTCGGCCACCCCGGGCGCGATCACCGAGCAGGGGGTGCGCACCAACATCGAGGTGGGCATCCGCTACGTGGAGTCCTGGCTGCGGGGCAACGGCGCCGCGGCGATCCACAACCTCATGGAGGACGCCGCCACCGCGGAGATCTCGCGCTCCCAGATCTGGCAGTGGATCAACGCCGGGTCCACCGCGCGGCTCGCCGAGGGCGGCACCCGCACCGTGACCCGCGAGTGGGTGCAGCAGCTGATGGAGGAGGAGTTCGCGGCGATCGAGCGCACCGACGGCGACCGGTTCGACGACGCCCTGGAGATCTTCGCCGGCTGCGCCCTGGCCGAGGAGTTCCCGGACTTCCTCACCCTGCCGGCCTACCGCCGGTTCCTCTCGGCGAACGCCCCGGCACGCCAGGAGCTCGCGGGCGCCACCCCGTGA
- a CDS encoding YoaK family protein has product MAGSLTPRQGLLAAALTATAGFVDGLAFIHLGGYFVSFMSGNSTRAGADLATGDPLGWAKAMGLVLSFVVGVVASALAVHVRSARSARPEPSGPRSTAVWVSLGFVLLAAVLSLVPGLGPAVPPAVAAGMGAVNGTFTRGGEVTVGLTYMTGTLVKTGQHLALALTGGNRVVWLRYLALWAAIAIGSVAGAVAYRAWGLGALWAAVGLLGILAVVLDVGHRRAVVP; this is encoded by the coding sequence GTGGCCGGATCACTCACGCCCCGGCAGGGGCTGCTGGCCGCTGCCCTGACCGCGACGGCCGGCTTCGTGGACGGCCTCGCGTTCATCCACCTGGGCGGCTACTTCGTCTCCTTCATGTCCGGTAACTCCACCCGGGCCGGGGCGGACCTGGCCACCGGCGACCCGCTCGGCTGGGCCAAGGCGATGGGCCTGGTCCTCTCCTTCGTGGTGGGCGTGGTGGCCTCCGCGCTCGCCGTGCACGTGCGCTCGGCCCGGTCCGCCCGTCCCGAGCCCTCCGGCCCCCGCTCCACGGCCGTCTGGGTCTCCCTGGGCTTCGTGCTGCTGGCCGCCGTCCTGTCCCTCGTGCCGGGCCTGGGGCCGGCCGTGCCGCCGGCGGTGGCCGCCGGGATGGGCGCCGTGAACGGGACCTTCACCCGGGGCGGCGAGGTCACCGTGGGGCTCACGTACATGACCGGCACCCTCGTGAAGACCGGCCAGCACCTGGCCCTCGCGCTGACCGGTGGCAACCGGGTGGTCTGGCTGCGGTACCTGGCGCTGTGGGCGGCCATCGCGATCGGGTCCGTCGCCGGCGCCGTGGCCTACCGGGCCTGGGGGCTGGGCGCCCTGTGGGCCGCCGTCGGGCTCCTGGGGATCCTCGCGGTGGTGCTGGACGTGGGCCACCGGCGCGCGGTGGTGCCCTAG
- a CDS encoding thermonuclease family protein: MAGSGALGSVAAKVVAGVVVSGMVVGGVVAVAVAQSGGEERDAATVVRVIDGDTVDARLGGGTQRIRLLNVDTPETKHPQKPVQCLGAEATEFLEGLLAPGDRIELAYDVERTDRYGRTLAGVYKDDSLVNADIAAAGLGVAVLYEPNERFYDEVLEAQQRAEEAGEGLHDPAVDCTLPGMAQDALPPLEDLPAAIPADAAGVAGALAAAGPVIAAGQALEGALDLAGSGAHVVLQKAYASTAPSIRARLDTALPAAVEYRDGLRAEQESIKEAERRAAAEAKRQAEAKRKAAAERKAAAERKAEAERQAEAARKAEEARQAEEARQAAAAREAARQAEAEREAARRAEAERQSAAQQAEQAAAAREEAQRREAARQAEQQRQQRQAPAPPAAPGGGPAVGGSGGQCPSSHPIKGNDNSMIYHVPGQRHYGQTNSRNCFASEAAAIAAGYRKSKV, from the coding sequence ATGGCAGGTTCTGGTGCACTGGGGTCCGTGGCGGCCAAGGTGGTCGCGGGCGTCGTCGTCTCGGGGATGGTGGTCGGCGGAGTGGTCGCGGTGGCCGTCGCCCAGTCCGGCGGGGAGGAGCGCGACGCGGCGACGGTGGTCCGCGTGATCGACGGGGACACCGTCGACGCTCGGCTCGGGGGCGGCACGCAGCGGATCCGGCTGCTCAACGTGGACACCCCGGAGACGAAGCACCCGCAGAAGCCGGTGCAGTGCCTCGGGGCCGAGGCCACGGAGTTCCTGGAGGGGCTGCTGGCGCCCGGGGACCGGATCGAGCTGGCCTACGACGTCGAGCGCACCGACCGCTATGGCCGCACCCTGGCCGGGGTGTACAAGGACGACTCGCTCGTCAACGCGGATATCGCCGCGGCCGGCCTCGGCGTGGCCGTGCTGTACGAACCGAACGAGCGCTTCTACGACGAGGTGCTGGAGGCCCAGCAGCGGGCCGAGGAGGCCGGCGAGGGACTGCACGACCCGGCCGTGGACTGCACGCTTCCCGGCATGGCGCAGGACGCCCTGCCGCCGCTCGAGGACCTGCCCGCCGCGATCCCCGCGGACGCCGCCGGGGTGGCGGGAGCCCTGGCGGCGGCCGGGCCGGTGATCGCCGCGGGCCAGGCGCTCGAGGGCGCCCTGGACCTCGCGGGCTCGGGCGCGCACGTGGTGCTGCAGAAGGCCTATGCCTCCACCGCACCCTCGATCCGCGCCCGCCTGGACACGGCCCTGCCGGCCGCCGTCGAGTACCGCGATGGCCTGAGGGCCGAGCAGGAGTCGATCAAGGAGGCCGAACGCCGGGCTGCTGCGGAGGCCAAGCGCCAGGCGGAGGCGAAGCGGAAGGCCGCGGCTGAGCGCAAGGCGGCCGCTGAGCGCAAGGCGGAGGCCGAGCGGCAGGCGGAGGCCGCCCGGAAGGCCGAGGAAGCGCGCCAGGCGGAGGAGGCGCGGCAGGCCGCGGCGGCCCGCGAGGCAGCCCGCCAGGCCGAGGCCGAGCGTGAGGCCGCGCGCCGAGCCGAGGCCGAGCGCCAGTCGGCGGCCCAGCAGGCGGAGCAGGCCGCGGCGGCCCGCGAGGAGGCCCAGCGCCGGGAGGCCGCCCGCCAGGCGGAGCAGCAGCGGCAGCAGCGCCAGGCCCCGGCCCCGCCGGCGGCGCCGGGCGGTGGACCGGCCGTCGGCGGCAGCGGTGGACAGTGCCCGTCGTCGCACCCGATCAAGGGCAACGACAACTCGATGATCTACCACGTCCCCGGTCAGCGTCACTACGGGCAGACGAACTCCCGCAATTGCTTCGCGTCGGAGGCCGCGGCGATCGCCGCCGGGTACCGCAAGTCGAAGGTGTGA
- a CDS encoding YihY/virulence factor BrkB family protein, translating to MPIKDPIDATLAIADAPAPDSDRKPDSPPKLTGSSRKYAFRRALKEFGSDGGTDLAAMLTYYTVLSLAPALLAIFSIITLVLANNAETVTTLVDDLVKRYVPADYQGLVVNLVETMTSSAGGGVIALVIGIATALWSSSAYVKAFSRCMNTIYGVEEGRGFVKQVVTMLLVTLVLLVGVVLILVSIALNQSLVSGVLGPIAEPLGFGGALNFLTQTFLPIWAWVKWPVILVAVVVMIAVLYYFTPVVKQPKFTWISIGAVVAIVGIAIAGVALYIYFSFFAGYSSYGAIGTVMALLFALWVFNIVLLLGAEIDAEMERARQLQAGITAEEMIQLPPRSTAKVEKARVARDKLEADGRVLRLSTPDTVRDGDHS from the coding sequence GTGCCCATCAAGGACCCGATCGACGCGACATTGGCCATCGCCGACGCCCCGGCACCGGACAGTGACCGCAAGCCGGACAGCCCGCCCAAGTTGACGGGGTCGAGCCGGAAGTACGCGTTCCGGAGGGCGCTCAAGGAATTCGGCTCGGACGGCGGCACGGACCTGGCGGCCATGCTGACCTACTACACGGTGCTGTCCCTGGCCCCGGCCCTGCTGGCGATCTTCTCGATCATCACGCTCGTGCTGGCCAACAATGCCGAGACCGTCACCACCCTGGTGGACGACCTGGTCAAGCGGTACGTCCCCGCGGACTACCAGGGCCTGGTGGTGAACCTCGTCGAGACCATGACCAGCTCGGCCGGCGGGGGCGTGATCGCGCTGGTCATCGGTATCGCCACGGCCCTGTGGTCGTCCTCGGCCTACGTCAAGGCCTTCTCCCGCTGCATGAACACCATCTACGGGGTCGAGGAGGGCCGCGGCTTCGTCAAGCAGGTGGTGACCATGCTGCTGGTGACCCTGGTGCTGCTGGTCGGCGTGGTGCTGATCCTCGTCTCGATCGCGCTGAACCAGTCCCTGGTGTCCGGGGTCCTGGGCCCCATCGCCGAGCCGCTCGGGTTCGGCGGCGCCCTGAACTTCCTCACGCAGACCTTCCTGCCGATCTGGGCGTGGGTGAAGTGGCCCGTGATCCTCGTGGCGGTGGTCGTCATGATCGCCGTGCTGTACTACTTCACCCCGGTCGTGAAGCAGCCGAAGTTCACCTGGATCAGCATCGGCGCGGTCGTGGCGATCGTCGGCATCGCGATCGCCGGCGTCGCCCTGTACATCTACTTCAGCTTCTTCGCCGGCTACAGCTCCTACGGCGCCATCGGCACCGTCATGGCCCTGCTGTTCGCCCTGTGGGTGTTCAACATCGTGCTGCTGCTGGGCGCCGAGATCGACGCCGAGATGGAGCGCGCCCGCCAGCTGCAGGCCGGCATCACGGCCGAGGAGATGATCCAGCTGCCGCCGCGCAGCACGGCCAAGGTGGAGAAGGCCCGGGTGGCCCGGGACAAGCTCGAGGCCGACGGCCGGGTGCTGCGCCTGTCCACCCCGGACACCGTCCGGGACGGCGACCACTCCTGA
- a CDS encoding NUDIX hydrolase has translation MSSSAQHRTGTSTPPGIPRAATVLLLRPGTDSPTPEVFTITRHTALAFSAGVSAFPGGRVDAADELPADFWAGTDLVDWGQRLQLEPETAGMVLAGVVRETFEETGVLLARHRDGRPVDAATLAALPDDARRRVEDHELDFATLLAEHGLHPDAGGLRALSRWVTPEGEPRRYDTYFFLAALPDGQEPGTLSFEGADSRWTTATAALEDFRAGIHRLMPPTWAQFRALAGAPDLDSALATGGTLAPVQPTVASRKPRRIIDFPGHEDFARDLAAGSSASGPPA, from the coding sequence ATGTCCTCCTCCGCCCAGCACCGCACCGGCACATCGACGCCCCCGGGGATCCCCCGGGCGGCCACGGTCCTGCTCCTGAGACCCGGCACGGACTCGCCGACCCCCGAGGTCTTCACCATCACCCGGCACACCGCCCTGGCCTTCAGCGCGGGGGTCTCCGCCTTCCCCGGCGGCCGCGTCGACGCCGCCGACGAGCTACCGGCGGACTTCTGGGCCGGCACCGACCTGGTCGACTGGGGCCAGCGGCTGCAACTGGAACCGGAGACCGCCGGGATGGTGCTGGCCGGCGTCGTGCGCGAGACCTTCGAGGAGACGGGGGTGCTGCTGGCCCGGCACCGGGACGGCCGCCCCGTGGACGCCGCCACCCTGGCCGCGCTCCCGGACGATGCCCGCCGACGGGTGGAGGACCACGAGCTCGACTTCGCCACCCTGCTGGCCGAGCACGGCCTGCACCCGGACGCCGGCGGCCTGCGCGCCCTGTCCCGCTGGGTCACCCCGGAGGGCGAACCCCGGCGCTACGACACCTACTTCTTCCTGGCCGCCCTGCCGGACGGGCAGGAACCGGGCACCCTGTCCTTCGAGGGAGCGGACAGCCGGTGGACCACCGCGACGGCGGCCCTGGAGGACTTCCGCGCCGGCATCCACCGGCTGATGCCGCCCACCTGGGCCCAGTTCCGCGCCCTCGCAGGGGCCCCCGATCTCGACTCCGCGCTGGCCACCGGCGGCACCCTCGCACCCGTCCAGCCGACGGTCGCCAGTCGCAAGCCACGCCGGATCATCGACTTCCCCGGCCATGAGGACTTCGCCCGCGACCTGGCCGCGGGGAGTTCCGCGTCCGGCCCACCGGCGTGA
- the aceA gene encoding isocitrate lyase — translation MEQNTPASAEQLQHDWDHNPRWATVERTYSAEEVVKLRGRVQEEHTLARRGAEKLWDQLTAEHAEGRFTNALGALTGNMAVQQVKAGLRAIYLSGWQVAADANLSGHTYPDQSLYPANSVPQVVRRINNALLRADQIEFSEGIQTVEDWLVPIVADAEAGFGGPLNAYELMKSMIAAGASGVHWEDQLASEKKCGHLGGKVLIPTGQHVRTLNAARLAADVAGVPSVIIARTDAEAATLITSDVDERDAEFITGERTAEGFYKVRNGIEPCIARAKAYAPYSDLIWMETGTPDLELAKQFAEAVKSEFPDQMLSYNCSPSFNWRKNLDDETIAKFQRELGAMGYTFQFITLAGFHALNHSMFDLAKGYNERQMAAYVELQEREFADESRGYTATKHQREVGTGYFDAISTALNPDASTLALTGSTEAGQFH, via the coding sequence ATGGAACAGAACACCCCCGCATCCGCCGAACAGCTCCAGCACGACTGGGACCACAACCCCCGTTGGGCCACGGTCGAGCGCACCTACTCCGCCGAGGAGGTCGTGAAGCTGCGCGGCCGGGTCCAGGAGGAGCACACCCTGGCCCGCCGCGGCGCCGAGAAGCTCTGGGACCAGCTGACCGCCGAGCACGCCGAGGGCCGGTTCACCAACGCCCTGGGCGCCCTGACCGGCAACATGGCCGTCCAGCAGGTCAAGGCCGGCCTGCGCGCCATCTACCTCTCCGGCTGGCAGGTGGCCGCCGACGCGAACCTCTCCGGCCACACCTACCCGGACCAGTCCCTCTACCCGGCCAACTCCGTCCCGCAGGTGGTGCGCCGGATCAACAACGCGCTGCTGCGCGCGGACCAGATCGAGTTCTCCGAGGGCATCCAGACGGTCGAGGACTGGCTGGTGCCGATCGTGGCGGACGCGGAGGCCGGCTTCGGCGGCCCGCTCAACGCCTACGAGCTGATGAAGTCGATGATCGCCGCCGGCGCCTCGGGCGTGCACTGGGAGGACCAGCTGGCCTCCGAGAAGAAGTGCGGCCACCTGGGCGGCAAGGTGCTCATCCCCACCGGCCAGCACGTCCGGACGCTCAACGCCGCCCGGCTCGCCGCGGACGTGGCCGGCGTCCCCTCCGTCATCATCGCCCGGACCGACGCGGAGGCCGCCACCCTGATCACCTCCGACGTGGACGAGCGCGACGCGGAGTTCATCACCGGCGAGCGCACCGCCGAGGGCTTCTACAAGGTCCGCAACGGGATCGAGCCGTGCATCGCCCGTGCCAAGGCCTACGCGCCGTACTCCGACCTCATCTGGATGGAGACCGGCACGCCGGACCTGGAGCTGGCCAAGCAGTTCGCCGAGGCCGTCAAGTCCGAGTTCCCGGACCAGATGCTCTCCTACAACTGCTCGCCGTCCTTCAACTGGCGGAAGAACCTGGACGACGAGACCATCGCCAAGTTCCAGCGCGAGCTCGGCGCCATGGGCTACACCTTCCAGTTCATCACCCTGGCCGGCTTCCACGCCCTCAACCACTCCATGTTCGACCTGGCCAAGGGCTACAACGAGCGTCAGATGGCCGCCTACGTGGAGCTGCAGGAGCGCGAGTTCGCGGACGAGTCCCGCGGCTACACCGCCACCAAGCACCAGCGCGAGGTCGGCACCGGCTACTTCGACGCCATCTCCACGGCGCTGAACCCGGACGCCTCCACCCTGGCCCTGACCGGGTCCACCGAGGCCGGCCAGTTCCACTGA
- a CDS encoding thioesterase family protein, with protein MTERFLPVPLDLRWSDQDLLGHVNNARVVTLAEEARVRFQVHLDGPASLEGSGAVGGRVVARQVIDYHRPAHYGVPLEVRVGVLRVGTRSFTLRHQGVQGDGPVFTVDAVMVMVGPDGSSRALTDAERAGLEEWRWPGGDAGDGPSGEGAGEGAGATPAATARATSGDRS; from the coding sequence ATGACCGAGAGATTCCTGCCCGTCCCGCTGGACCTGCGCTGGTCCGACCAGGACCTGCTGGGCCACGTCAACAACGCGCGCGTCGTGACCCTCGCGGAGGAGGCGCGCGTGCGCTTCCAGGTGCACCTGGACGGCCCGGCCTCCCTCGAGGGGTCCGGGGCGGTGGGCGGCCGGGTGGTCGCCCGCCAGGTCATCGACTACCACCGCCCGGCCCACTACGGGGTGCCGCTCGAGGTGCGGGTGGGCGTGCTCCGGGTGGGCACCCGCTCCTTCACGCTGCGCCACCAGGGCGTGCAGGGGGACGGCCCCGTGTTCACCGTGGACGCCGTGATGGTGATGGTCGGCCCGGACGGGTCCTCCCGCGCGCTGACGGACGCGGAGCGGGCCGGGCTCGAGGAGTGGCGCTGGCCCGGCGGCGACGCCGGGGACGGCCCGTCCGGAGAGGGCGCCGGAGAGGGCGCCGGCGCCACCCCGGCCGCCACCGCCCGGGCCACCTCCGGGGACCGGTCATGA
- a CDS encoding TetR/AcrR family transcriptional regulator has translation MTATWRATQKANRRAALIRSAAHLFAERGFAAVSTGELGEAVGMSGPALYKHFPSKDALLAEILVDVSERLLAGGQAIVAEDGPPAEVLERLVRFHLDFATSEPDVIRLQDRELPSLAPEANHRVRRLQREYVQSWDGPLARHRPDLDDDERQVRLMATFGLLNSTPHSAGGSARTPATHLPEGAHGADGARGSDAADRPGGGAGSDVIDVLAPMAWRALTG, from the coding sequence ATGACCGCGACCTGGCGGGCCACGCAGAAGGCCAACCGGCGCGCCGCGCTGATCCGCTCGGCCGCGCACCTGTTCGCCGAGCGCGGCTTCGCCGCCGTGTCCACCGGGGAGCTCGGCGAGGCCGTGGGCATGAGCGGGCCGGCCCTGTACAAGCACTTCCCCAGCAAGGACGCACTGCTGGCGGAGATCCTGGTGGACGTCTCGGAGCGGCTGCTGGCCGGCGGCCAGGCGATCGTGGCCGAGGACGGCCCGCCCGCCGAGGTGCTCGAGCGGCTGGTCCGGTTCCACCTCGACTTCGCCACCTCCGAACCGGACGTCATCCGGCTCCAGGACCGCGAGCTGCCCTCCCTCGCCCCCGAGGCCAACCACCGGGTGCGCCGCCTGCAGCGCGAGTACGTGCAGTCCTGGGACGGCCCGCTGGCGCGGCACCGTCCGGACCTCGACGACGACGAGCGCCAGGTCCGCCTGATGGCCACCTTCGGCCTGCTCAACTCGACCCCCCACAGCGCCGGGGGGTCGGCCCGCACGCCCGCGACGCACCTCCCGGAGGGGGCGCACGGGGCCGACGGGGCGCGCGGGTCGGACGCCGCCGACCGGCCCGGCGGGGGAGCGGGATCCGATGTCATCGACGTCCTGGCACCGATGGCCTGGCGGGCCCTGACGGGTTGA
- a CDS encoding carboxyl transferase domain-containing protein, whose protein sequence is MPTTYPELIAELRSHRATAALGGPEASRERHVSRGKMLVRDRIDALLDEGSPFLEVAPLAGHGLYGGDAPSGGVVAGIGLVHGRHVMVVGNDATVKGGTYYPITVKKHLRAQEIAAENRLPCIYLVDSGGAFLPMQDEVFPDRDHFGRIFYNQARMSRDGIPQIAAVMGSSTAGGAYVPAMSDETVIVRNQGTIFLGGPPLVKAATGEVVSAEDLGGGEVHSRVSGVTDHLAEDDEHAVQLLRDIVATLPPAPDLPYEPEPAAAPEQDPATLTDVVPVELTTPYDAREIIARTIDAGSFHEFKREYGTTLVTGFARIHGHRVGILANNGVLFAESALKGAHFIELCEQRRIPLLFLQNITGFMVGREYESGGIAKHGAKMVNAVATASVPKLTVVVGGSFGAGTYSMCGRAYSPRFLWLWPGARVSVMGGPQAASVLSTVRRDQIEAAGGEWSAEEQAAFEAPTREQYERQGSPYYSTARLWDDGIIEPAQTRDVVGLALDVVMRAPTQPTDAPGYGVFRM, encoded by the coding sequence ATGCCGACGACCTACCCCGAGCTGATCGCCGAGCTGCGGTCGCACCGGGCCACCGCCGCCCTCGGCGGCCCCGAGGCCTCCCGCGAGCGGCACGTCTCCCGCGGCAAGATGCTGGTCCGGGACCGCATCGACGCGCTGCTGGACGAGGGCAGCCCGTTCCTGGAGGTCGCCCCGCTGGCCGGCCACGGCCTGTACGGCGGCGACGCCCCGAGCGGCGGCGTGGTGGCCGGGATCGGGCTGGTGCACGGCCGGCACGTGATGGTCGTGGGCAACGACGCGACCGTCAAGGGCGGGACCTACTACCCGATCACCGTGAAGAAGCACCTGCGGGCGCAGGAGATCGCCGCGGAGAACCGGCTGCCCTGCATCTACCTCGTGGACTCGGGCGGGGCGTTCCTGCCGATGCAGGACGAGGTCTTCCCGGACCGGGACCACTTCGGCCGCATCTTCTACAACCAGGCCCGGATGTCCCGGGACGGCATCCCGCAGATCGCCGCCGTCATGGGCTCCTCCACCGCCGGCGGCGCCTACGTGCCGGCCATGAGCGACGAGACCGTGATCGTGCGGAACCAGGGGACCATCTTCCTGGGCGGCCCGCCGCTGGTGAAGGCCGCCACGGGGGAGGTCGTCTCCGCCGAGGACCTCGGCGGCGGGGAGGTCCACTCGCGGGTCTCCGGGGTCACCGACCACCTCGCCGAGGACGACGAGCACGCCGTGCAGCTCCTGCGGGACATCGTCGCCACGCTGCCCCCGGCGCCGGACCTGCCCTACGAGCCGGAGCCCGCGGCCGCCCCGGAGCAGGACCCCGCCACCCTCACCGACGTGGTGCCGGTCGAGCTGACCACCCCCTACGACGCGCGGGAGATCATCGCCCGCACCATCGACGCCGGCAGCTTCCACGAGTTCAAGCGCGAGTACGGGACCACGCTCGTGACCGGCTTCGCCCGCATCCACGGGCACCGGGTCGGCATCCTGGCCAACAACGGCGTCCTGTTCGCCGAGTCCGCGCTCAAGGGCGCCCACTTCATCGAGCTGTGCGAGCAGCGCCGGATCCCACTGCTGTTCCTGCAGAACATCACCGGGTTCATGGTCGGGCGCGAGTACGAGTCCGGCGGCATCGCCAAGCACGGGGCCAAGATGGTCAACGCCGTGGCCACCGCCTCCGTGCCCAAGCTGACCGTCGTCGTCGGGGGCTCCTTCGGGGCGGGCACCTACTCGATGTGCGGCCGGGCCTACTCCCCGCGCTTCCTGTGGCTGTGGCCCGGGGCGCGCGTGTCCGTGATGGGCGGGCCGCAGGCGGCCTCCGTGCTCTCCACCGTGCGGCGCGACCAGATCGAGGCGGCCGGCGGCGAGTGGAGCGCCGAGGAGCAGGCCGCGTTCGAGGCGCCCACGCGCGAGCAGTACGAACGCCAGGGCAGCCCGTACTACTCGACCGCCCGCCTGTGGGACGACGGCATCATCGAACCGGCCCAGACCCGCGACGTCGTCGGGCTCGCGCTCGACGTGGTCATGCGCGCCCCCACCCAGCCCACCGACGCGCCGGGCTACGGCGTCTTCAG